The Dokdonella koreensis DS-123 genome has a segment encoding these proteins:
- a CDS encoding formate dehydrogenase subunit gamma: MSLAPVPAAAPEADLPPAARAHVIAVVERLRALPGALLPILHGIQDGLGHVPAAAVPIVAQALNLSRAEVHGVISFYHHFRSEAPGRHVLQLCRAEACQAMGARELERHLHDRLGIGFHETTADGTLTLEPVYCLGNCACAPSAMLDGDVHGRLGVEAIDRLLATCEADR; encoded by the coding sequence ATGAGCCTCGCCCCCGTCCCGGCCGCCGCGCCCGAGGCCGACCTGCCGCCTGCCGCCCGTGCCCACGTGATCGCCGTCGTCGAGCGGCTGCGCGCGTTGCCCGGCGCCCTGCTGCCGATCCTGCACGGTATCCAGGACGGGCTCGGCCACGTCCCCGCGGCCGCGGTGCCGATCGTCGCCCAGGCGCTCAATCTCAGCCGCGCCGAGGTGCACGGCGTCATCAGCTTCTACCACCACTTCCGCAGCGAGGCGCCCGGCCGCCACGTACTGCAGCTGTGCCGTGCCGAGGCCTGCCAGGCGATGGGCGCGCGCGAGCTGGAGCGCCATCTGCACGACCGGCTCGGCATCGGTTTCCACGAAACCACGGCCGACGGCACGTTGACGCTGGAGCCGGTCTACTGCCTCGGCAACTGCGCCTGTGCGCCCTCGGCGATGCTCGACGGCGACGTGCACGGACGGCTCGGCGT